The following are encoded together in the Eptesicus fuscus isolate TK198812 chromosome 16, DD_ASM_mEF_20220401, whole genome shotgun sequence genome:
- the LOC103291510 gene encoding retinol dehydrogenase 11 gives MPLWSLLSTQVWVPGSVLLILVFLLRLSVRLWHKTQLWDLQHCSTDLTGKTAVVTGANSGIGKVVSQELARRGARVILACRSRERGQQALAEIQAASKDACLLLGEVDLSSMASIRSFARWLLQECPEIHLLVNNAAVCGIPRTLTPEGLDLTFATNYVGPFLLTNLLQGALQRAGSARVINVSSSWQTHGYFDEEHLTGAGGPLTFNQNYFCSKLLLTSITGEFARRLQGTGVTVNSVEPGLVYTDIMKLLPWYYRFCFWLSSFFIKGPLQGANPVLYLSLAKELDDISGKYFSRSCVITSPTKAAQDPQLAKSLWNASVKLTNLDKMD, from the exons ATGCCACTGTGGTCTCTACTCAGCACCCAGGTCTGGGTTCCTGGCTCTGTCCTCCTCATTCTGGTCTTCCTGCTTAGACTAAGTGTGCGGCTCTGGCATAAGACTCAGCTTTGGGACCTCCAGCACTGCTCCACAGATCTAACTGGGAAGACGGCAGTGGTGACTGGGGCCAACAGTG GTATCGGAAAGGTTGTGTCCCAGGAGCTGGCCCGCCGTGGGGCCCGGGTGATCCTTGCTTGCCGTAGCCGAGAGCGTGGACAGCAAGCCCTGGCTGAGATCCAAGCAGCCTCTAAGGATGCCTGCCTTCTGCTTGGGGAGGTAGACCTGAGCTCTATGGCCTCCATCCGGAGCTTTGCCCGGTGGCTTCTGCAAGAGTGTCCTGAGATACACCTGCTGGTTAACAATGCTGCAGTCTGTG GAATCCCCAGGACACTAACCCCAGAGGGCCTTGATCTCACCTTTGCCACCAATTATGTCGGGCCCTTTCTGCTCACAAATCTACTGCAAG GAGCGCTACAACGGGCAGGGTCAGCCCGGGTGATAAATGTGTCTTCCTCTTGGCAAACACATGGGTACTTTGATGAGGAACATCTGACAGGGGCTGGTGGACCTTTGACCTTCAACCAGAACTATTTCTGCAGCAAACTGCTTTTGACCTCAATCACTGGGGAATTTGCCCGGAGACTTCAAGGGACAG GTGTGACCGTGAACTCTGTGGAACCAGGTCTTGTGTACACGGATATCATGAAGCTCTTACCTTGGTATTACCGCTTCTGCTTCTGGCTCTCCAGCTTCTTTATTAAG GGTCCTCTACAAGGTGCAAACCCAGTTCTCTACCTGAGCTTGGCAAAGGAGCTGGATGATATTTCTGGAAAGTATTTTAGCAGGTCCTGTGTGATAACTTCTCCCACTAAAGCTGCTCAGGATCCTCAGTTGGCCAAAAGCCTCTGGAATGCCTCAGTCAAACTAACAAACCTAGACAAGATGGACTGA
- the C16H2orf81 gene encoding uncharacterized protein C2orf81 homolog, with protein MAHESTRQARDRGATRSKAEKARPPTVPVPQVDIVPGRLTEAEWMMLTMVEEGEDVVGDILADLLGRVMDSAFKVYLTQQCIPFTISQAREAMLQIIEWRFLARDEGESAVAEDPTWGEDEEPLACTTDAWAQGSVPLMHAPASVELEDSFQSEDQGSVDQISVGRSLMDGGSEEQVESSKPRDTLSPPPTPELFQEAGPRDPLEELEDQEGGYPSSAGSRNLSLQQLSESVEQVMERVPSGSPHPSLELSLVASSQESAESTRPLSSQFSVEDLYFPPAIGDVSEQVLKKDEMPHTALDSIILSPSESFQQPWCLDSKLSTLPHKVGRKASVLPSQWVCPVVEVVDPDSEVQPLEIYRRRPRVKKTEAPARRQATGSSFRASRADFCPLPPSGPFPALRPGPQLPPLSFGPSLPGSQSKGLLPGPESRFLERHRGFSQVARSPSPCTWPGAKWPRGWEGEAELLEELWAARTHVPPQEPQDQEGQDPQRCSYLEPRILKATSQVMWQPVLLPEALKLAPGVSMWNPTTQVLLRSGAPQQEDRKGWTSPPTELQPIQTEAHVTRAQLMKKSTSNVWSLPSKILPHSEP; from the exons AGGCAGGCCCGAGATCGCGGGGCGACCAGATCCAAGGCGGAAAAGGCACGGCCGCCCACTGTGCCAGTGCCGCAGGTGGACATCGTTCCTGGGCGGCTTACTGAGGCTGAGTGGATGATGCTCACGATGGTGGAGGAGGGCGAGGACGTGGTGGGGGACATCTTGGCAGATTTGCTGGGGCGTGTCATGGACTCCGCCTTCAAAGTCTACTTGACCCAGCAG TGCATCCCATTCACCATCAGCCAGGCTCGGGAGGCCATGCTGCAGATCATCGAGTGGCGTTTCCTGGCTCGAGATGAGGGAGAGTCTGCAGTGGCTGAGGACCCCACCTGGGGAGAGGATGAGGAGCCCTTGGCATGCACAACGGATGCCTGGGCTCAGGGATCTGTGCCCCTGATGCATGCACCAGCCTCAGTGGAGCTGGAGGACTCCTTCCAAAGCGAA GACCAAGGGAGCGTAGACCAGATTTCTGTAGGAAGATCGTTGATGGATGGAGGCTCTGAGGAGCAGGTGGAATCCTCCAAGCCAAGAGACACCCTcagccctccacccaccccagagCTGTTTCAGGAGGCAGGCCCCAGGGATCCTTTAGAAGAATTGGAAGACCAGGAAGGAGGCTACCCATCTTCGGCAGGGTCCAGGAACCTGAGCCTCCAACAGCTGTCAGAATCTGTGGAGCAAGTGATGGAGAGAGTTCCCTCTGGGAGTCCCCACCCTTCTCTGGAGCTGTCCCTGGTAGCCAGCTCCCAGGAATCGGCAGAGAGCACACGGCCCCTCAGCTCCCAATTCTCAGTAGAGGACCTCTATTTCCCGCCTGCTATTGGGGATGTAAGCGAGCAGGTGCTCAAGAAGGATGAGATGCCCCACACAGCCTTGGACTCCATCATACTCAGCCCCTCCGAATCCTTCCAGCAGCCTTGGTGCTTGGACTCAAAGCTGAGTACACTTCCGCATAAGGTGGGCCGCAAGGCCTCGGTGCTGCCGAGCCAATGGGTATGCCCAGTAGTTGAGGTTGTGGATCCAGACTCCGAGGTACAACCCCTGGAAATCTACCGCAGGCGCCCCCGGGTCAAGAAGACAGAGGCGCCGGCCAGACGCCAAGCTACTGGCTCCAGCTTCCGAGCATCCCGAGCAGAtttctgccctctccctcccagcgGTCCTTTCCCTGCCTTGCGCCCTGGTCCCCAACTTCCCCCTTTAAGCTTTGGCCCATCATTGCCAGGCTCCCAGTCAAAGGGGCTCTTACCCGGCCCAGAGAGCCGCTTTCTTGAAAGGCACCGGGGGTTCTCCCAGGTGgcccgcagccccagcccctgcactTGGCCAGGTGCAAAGTGGCctaggggctgggaaggggaggcGGAGTTGCTGGAAGAGCTGTGGGCCGCCCGGACCCATGTACCTCCGCAGGAACCCCAGGACCAGGAGGGCCAGGATCCTCAAAGGTGCTCTTACCTTGAACCCCGAATCCTCAAGGCCACATCCCAGGTCATGTGGCAGCCAGTGTTGCTGCCGGAAGCCTTGAAGCTGGCTCCTGGTGTGAGCATGTGGAACCCAACCACACAGGTGCTGCTCAGGTCTGGCGCACCCCAGCAGGAGGACAGAAAAGGCTGGACCTCTCCTCCCACTGAGTTGCAACCCATCCAGACAGAAGCCCACGTGACCAGGGCACAGCTAATGAAGAAATCCACCTCCAATGTGTGGTCACTTCCCTCCAAGATCCTGCCCCATTCTGAGCCCTGA